In Anaerolineae bacterium, the following are encoded in one genomic region:
- a CDS encoding PrsW family intramembrane metalloprotease yields MALAVMLETLFAATLLTLVFDLANSIANNIGTLSQALMGKNITGAVATSGFVFIFIQITIVAPVVEELAKPLVTLPVIGRLSSSGAFLMGAMAGAGFAMLENIVYAGLGFSFWAGILLIRGIGAAIHPLGSGLVAQGWRDVLRREKNAGARWFARFGLATGIHLLWNLSSLLLIMLVGAQFFNELPRGINVLGLLAAGTILVLLIGLGIATLWIGRAISQKKFQSAAFIKPEKLEVSFIFSDRAVAIWAVVCLVATIPVGIIGWQLLIR; encoded by the coding sequence ATGGCCCTCGCCGTTATGCTGGAAACCCTGTTCGCGGCTACTCTTTTGACCCTGGTCTTTGATTTGGCCAATTCAATCGCCAACAATATAGGTACTCTATCCCAGGCCCTGATGGGAAAGAACATTACTGGAGCCGTTGCCACTTCTGGGTTTGTTTTTATTTTTATCCAGATTACGATTGTCGCTCCGGTGGTTGAAGAATTAGCAAAGCCCCTAGTGACTCTGCCTGTAATTGGTCGTCTCTCCAGTTCAGGCGCTTTCCTGATGGGGGCGATGGCCGGCGCCGGATTCGCCATGTTAGAGAACATAGTATATGCCGGCTTGGGGTTTTCTTTTTGGGCCGGGATTTTGCTCATAAGAGGGATAGGAGCAGCCATTCATCCCCTTGGTTCTGGATTGGTAGCCCAAGGTTGGCGTGACGTTCTGCGGCGTGAAAAAAATGCAGGGGCCCGTTGGTTTGCTCGTTTTGGCTTGGCCACAGGCATCCACCTGTTATGGAACCTGAGTTCCCTTTTACTCATTATGCTCGTCGGGGCGCAATTTTTCAACGAACTGCCGAGGGGGATCAATGTGTTGGGATTATTGGCAGCAGGAACAATTTTGGTCTTGCTCATTGGGTTGGGGATAGCAACATTATGGATAGGCCGTGCCATCAGTCAAAAAAAGTTTCAATCCGCCGCTTTCATAAAGCCAGAAAAACTCGAAGTGAGTTTTATTTTCTCCGACAGGGCAGTAGCGATCTGGGCCGTAGTCTGCCTAGTAGCAACTATACCTGTCGGGATCATTGGCTGGCAACTTCTTATAAGATAG
- a CDS encoding ParB N-terminal domain-containing protein, with protein sequence MAKRKISIQRTLGAKGMPVEQTGAGSVIDKLAGSMSSVEIGFRPTDQRVYDIDLDRIMPDLSQPRHLLPHDLRVAIHSKDILPEQAMQELVLRAERGDTVALLILGGRNKGAVEEDDEEVEDTGLLALARSIQEVGLRQPLNVYRIDDPDQPDRTTYRLGEGERRFWAHHLLVQQGYEEFKRVKCIIETMPADEEVIHQRQEAENAARVDLPALARARSIQRIMERLNVEMGTRVPGENTIKLPSQRELQVAVGQRVKNLTGRAISDRMVRNYLALLNLSDMAQDLCEAAQLTEKQLRPVMRLKTDEEQVAMIQRIVDEKLSGRKVLQEIVPDSRPKSLLREVSQTTVEQRFEKRVLDAAKTIHSLLSLPPENYEETITAIAFRAKDSKTKQALQALRQALEEVLLKAEGLSSSKIAEVSLLSVIPPLDGLRRHLPSEKFEVFETEVFTGGQILDQLLAWRQSDVVLSSRLEPFFKQIELDAEALRAGEAMSLPMLKGERNPSYSDLAVYEVESGASIYWAHELLVKRGESQFKMMKAEIVSMVVVNGN encoded by the coding sequence ATGGCCAAACGAAAAATTAGTATTCAGCGTACGTTAGGCGCAAAAGGGATGCCCGTCGAGCAGACAGGAGCGGGGAGTGTTATTGACAAATTGGCCGGGAGTATGTCTTCGGTTGAGATTGGTTTTCGTCCTACTGATCAGAGGGTTTATGACATTGATCTTGATCGCATTATGCCCGACCTTTCTCAGCCCCGTCATCTTTTGCCGCATGATTTACGGGTGGCTATCCACAGCAAAGATATTTTGCCTGAACAGGCTATGCAGGAATTGGTGTTGAGGGCTGAACGAGGGGATACAGTGGCTCTCTTGATTTTGGGGGGTCGTAACAAAGGGGCAGTGGAGGAAGATGACGAAGAAGTTGAGGATACAGGACTTTTAGCTTTAGCCCGTTCTATTCAAGAAGTTGGTTTGCGCCAACCCCTCAACGTGTATCGTATTGATGATCCTGATCAGCCTGATAGAACTACCTATCGGCTAGGCGAAGGGGAACGACGTTTTTGGGCGCATCATTTATTGGTCCAACAGGGATATGAAGAATTCAAGAGAGTCAAGTGTATTATCGAAACCATGCCTGCGGATGAGGAGGTTATCCATCAACGGCAAGAGGCGGAAAATGCAGCGCGCGTGGATTTGCCGGCTCTTGCGCGGGCGCGTTCTATTCAGCGGATTATGGAACGATTAAATGTTGAAATGGGAACCCGGGTTCCCGGAGAAAACACCATTAAATTGCCCAGTCAACGAGAGCTACAAGTAGCAGTGGGACAACGAGTAAAAAATCTCACCGGCCGGGCCATTAGCGACAGGATGGTCAGGAATTACTTGGCCCTTCTAAACCTGTCAGATATGGCTCAGGATTTATGTGAAGCCGCTCAACTGACCGAGAAGCAGTTGCGGCCTGTTATGAGATTAAAAACAGATGAAGAACAAGTGGCAATGATTCAACGTATTGTAGACGAGAAATTGAGTGGCAGAAAGGTGTTGCAGGAAATTGTTCCCGACTCAAGGCCCAAGTCGTTGTTGCGGGAGGTATCACAAACCACGGTTGAACAGCGTTTTGAAAAACGGGTTTTGGATGCGGCCAAAACCATTCATTCTCTTTTGTCTTTGCCGCCAGAGAACTACGAGGAAACTATTACGGCTATAGCGTTTAGGGCCAAGGATTCAAAAACAAAACAAGCATTGCAGGCGTTGCGTCAAGCCCTGGAAGAAGTCTTACTCAAAGCCGAGGGTTTGAGTAGTTCAAAAATTGCTGAAGTGAGCTTGCTTTCGGTCATTCCTCCCTTGGACGGCTTGAGACGCCATTTGCCTTCTGAAAAATTTGAGGTCTTTGAAACAGAGGTTTTTACCGGCGGTCAGATACTTGACCAGCTTTTGGCCTGGCGACAGAGTGACGTTGTACTATCGAGCCGGTTGGAACCATTTTTTAAACAGATTGAACTTGATGCTGAAGCTTTAAGGGCTGGCGAAGCGATGTCGTTGCCAATGCTCAAGGGCGAAAGAAATCCAAGTTATTCTGATTTGGCGGTATACGAAGTGGAATCCGGTGCCTCAATTTATTGGGCGCACGAATTATTGGTTAAACGGGGTGAAAGTCAATTTAAGATGATGAAGGCCGAAATTGTCAGCATGGTTGTTGTGAACGGTAATTGA
- a CDS encoding ParA family protein — MNVIALANLKGGSAKSTTTFNLAGVLIEAGFRVLCIDIDPQKTLGEAFFGVYAGAETLSSVLIDDGMLGAAVQPTKYENLKIIPADDGLKGIKSGQTQIEGGELRLRSCFTRIRASVDRMNNVDQVDWVLIDCPPSLDRLTMNALAASDYVLVPVDPGAAGRGALGDTMEYIYSAQKWYNPTLKVLGLLINNTDPRTVYDQTTEEVVREMYGDMVFNTIIAASVRVRESTESQVPLVFCSGIEFVRYAEMYRLLGTEVLKRTGFRGRNGQTKN, encoded by the coding sequence ATGAACGTTATTGCTTTGGCAAACTTGAAAGGTGGTTCAGCAAAAAGTACAACAACTTTTAACCTGGCCGGGGTTCTTATAGAGGCAGGATTTCGGGTGTTGTGTATTGATATTGACCCTCAGAAAACATTGGGAGAAGCTTTTTTTGGCGTATATGCTGGCGCAGAAACACTATCGTCTGTGTTGATTGACGATGGAATGTTGGGCGCTGCGGTTCAACCAACCAAGTATGAAAATTTAAAAATTATTCCCGCTGATGATGGCTTGAAGGGCATCAAGAGTGGACAGACGCAGATTGAAGGAGGCGAACTTCGGCTGCGTAGTTGTTTTACCCGGATCAGGGCCAGTGTTGACCGGATGAATAATGTGGACCAGGTAGATTGGGTGCTGATTGATTGCCCGCCCAGTTTAGACAGATTAACGATGAATGCTTTGGCTGCCAGCGATTATGTGTTGGTACCGGTTGACCCCGGGGCTGCCGGAAGGGGGGCGTTGGGCGACACAATGGAATATATTTACTCTGCGCAAAAGTGGTATAATCCAACCTTGAAAGTTTTAGGTTTGTTAATCAATAATACAGATCCGCGAACGGTTTATGACCAAACAACAGAAGAGGTGGTCCGAGAAATGTATGGAGACATGGTTTTTAATACCATCATTGCCGCTTCTGTACGAGTGCGAGAGTCAACAGAGTCTCAGGTTCCATTAGTTTTTTGTAGTGGTATTGAATTTGTGCGGTATGCAGAGATGTATCGTCTGCTGGGAACAGAGGTGCTTAAGCGAACCGGATTCAGGGGGAGGAATGGCCAAACGAAAAATTAG
- a CDS encoding AAA family ATPase gives MLDLSPLGLVEAPFSLSPDPRYFYVSLQHKATLAKVTYALEQRQGLSIIFGDVGVGKTTIARRLYQVYRDREDFRTAYIPTPLFPSDFQFLKSICAEFGLNPKRSKLLQLAAFEEFLISVFEEDKNVLLIIDEAQGLVGQQFELIRQLLNFETNTQKLIQIVLIGQNELRNKLRLKRALASRVATRSTLEPLHFEDTRSMINFRVMVAGRQDPLFTDAALVRIYDYSRGMPRDICVVGLNTLPVALLNKVSIVDEDLVEQVIEELA, from the coding sequence ATGCTCGATTTGAGTCCATTGGGTCTGGTAGAAGCACCATTTTCACTATCGCCTGACCCGCGCTACTTTTATGTGTCACTCCAGCATAAAGCTACCTTGGCTAAGGTAACCTATGCCCTTGAGCAGCGACAAGGCCTATCCATAATTTTTGGCGATGTAGGCGTTGGTAAAACCACTATCGCCCGGCGTCTCTATCAGGTGTATCGAGATCGAGAAGATTTTCGCACGGCCTATATCCCTACGCCGCTTTTTCCTTCCGATTTTCAATTCCTGAAAAGCATTTGCGCCGAATTTGGCCTTAATCCTAAACGCAGCAAATTACTGCAATTGGCCGCTTTTGAAGAATTTCTCATTTCTGTTTTTGAAGAGGATAAAAACGTATTGTTGATTATTGATGAAGCCCAAGGGCTTGTGGGACAGCAGTTTGAGTTGATCCGGCAGTTGTTGAATTTTGAAACAAACACCCAAAAGCTCATCCAAATTGTGCTGATTGGTCAGAATGAGCTTCGCAACAAGTTACGCCTCAAACGAGCCTTGGCTTCTCGAGTGGCTACCCGGTCTACGTTGGAGCCTCTCCACTTTGAAGATACTCGTTCGATGATCAATTTTAGGGTGATGGTGGCCGGACGGCAAGATCCTTTGTTTACCGACGCCGCATTAGTTCGTATCTACGACTATAGCCGTGGTATGCCTCGAGATATATGTGTAGTGGGCCTGAATACGTTACCCGTGGCCCTTTTGAACAAAGTTTCAATTGTTGATGAGGACCTTGTTGAACAGGTGATAGAGGAGTTAGCATAA
- a CDS encoding ABC transporter permease, whose protein sequence is MPWVFWPFYLLRSFLAHLGEFWAYRELLRNLVVRDLKVRYRNSLLGVLWSFGNPLLMMVVFTIVFTIMTPYSGRIENFPVFVLCGILPWNFFSSSVIGSIRSIVDNDSLVSKVYFPREVLPVSIVLANLVNFLVALIVLFAFILFSQIPLTKWILLLPLVIAVQLIFTVGAGLILSTANVFYRDTQVIMEVVMLAWFFMTPIFYPIEILPRSYEIFNITIDVWRWVNIINPMASIIATYRVILYNGAPPEFYFFMRTLLTSLIILGIGSLIFYRYSRTFAEEV, encoded by the coding sequence ATGCCTTGGGTGTTCTGGCCTTTTTATCTGCTACGCAGTTTTTTGGCACACTTGGGGGAATTTTGGGCTTATCGCGAGTTGCTCCGCAATCTGGTGGTCCGGGATTTGAAGGTGCGTTATCGTAACTCGCTATTGGGAGTTTTGTGGTCGTTTGGCAACCCTTTGCTAATGATGGTGGTTTTTACCATTGTTTTCACTATTATGACGCCGTATTCGGGACGGATTGAAAATTTTCCGGTATTTGTTCTCTGTGGCATCTTGCCCTGGAACTTTTTCTCTTCCTCGGTGATTGGCTCGATTCGCAGTATTGTAGATAATGACTCGTTGGTTAGCAAAGTCTACTTCCCCCGCGAAGTTTTGCCGGTCTCCATCGTCCTGGCCAATCTGGTTAATTTTTTAGTCGCCTTAATTGTGTTATTTGCTTTTATTCTTTTCTCTCAAATTCCTTTGACCAAGTGGATTTTACTGTTACCGCTGGTCATTGCCGTGCAACTTATTTTTACGGTAGGGGCAGGTTTAATTCTGTCAACGGCCAATGTGTTTTACCGCGACACCCAAGTTATTATGGAAGTGGTTATGTTGGCCTGGTTTTTTATGACCCCTATTTTTTATCCGATTGAGATTTTGCCCCGCAGTTACGAGATTTTTAACATCACAATTGACGTGTGGCGTTGGGTGAACATCATCAATCCAATGGCGTCCATCATCGCCACCTATCGGGTAATTTTGTATAATGGCGCGCCGCCGGAATTTTACTTTTTTATGCGGACTTTATTGACCTCATTGATTATACTGGGCATAGGCTCTTTGATCTTCTATCGCTACAGTCGCACCTTTGCCGAGGAAGTGTAG
- a CDS encoding ABC transporter ATP-binding protein produces MSENAITFENVSKEFRLSKLRVRSLQEMFVNFFDPNARGRHHFWALQNVNFSIKRGETVGILGPNGSGKSTILKLISRIIDPTTGVITISGRLSALLELGAGFHPDLTGRENIYLNGSILGLNRKEMNHRLDDIVAFADIGEFIDVPVRNYSSGMQMRLGFSVAVHVEPEIILVDEVLAVGDYSFQLKCLERIRQMQEQGVTILFVSHDFEAVERLCSGALWLHEGKLQAQGRVAEVLAQMRERYQWDGGQNILGEEVVSELSGMIV; encoded by the coding sequence ATGTCTGAGAACGCCATAACCTTTGAGAATGTTTCCAAAGAATTTCGCTTGTCAAAGTTGCGGGTTCGCTCTTTGCAGGAGATGTTTGTGAATTTTTTTGACCCGAACGCTCGCGGCAGGCATCACTTTTGGGCTTTACAAAATGTCAACTTTTCAATCAAACGTGGTGAAACCGTCGGCATTTTAGGCCCAAACGGTTCCGGCAAAAGCACAATTCTGAAGCTCATCAGCCGGATTATTGACCCCACTACCGGCGTTATCACCATTTCCGGGCGGCTGTCCGCTTTGCTGGAATTGGGCGCCGGTTTCCATCCTGATTTAACCGGGCGAGAAAACATCTACCTGAACGGTTCCATTTTGGGCTTGAACCGTAAAGAGATGAATCACAGACTCGACGACATTGTTGCCTTTGCCGACATTGGCGAGTTCATTGACGTGCCTGTGCGTAACTATTCTTCAGGGATGCAGATGCGGCTGGGTTTTTCGGTGGCCGTGCACGTAGAGCCGGAGATTATCCTGGTAGATGAGGTGCTGGCGGTGGGCGATTATAGTTTCCAACTTAAATGTTTGGAGCGCATTCGCCAGATGCAAGAGCAGGGCGTAACCATTTTATTTGTTTCTCACGATTTTGAGGCCGTAGAGCGTTTGTGTTCTGGCGCCTTATGGCTGCATGAAGGTAAATTGCAGGCCCAGGGCCGGGTGGCTGAGGTATTGGCTCAGATGCGGGAAAGGTATCAGTGGGATGGGGGGCAGAATATTTTGGGTGAGGAAGTGGTTTCTGAATTGAGCGGGATGATTGTATAA
- a CDS encoding NAD-dependent epimerase/dehydratase family protein: MWNSRKVLVTGGASFIGSHLVDALLERGAKVRIIDNLSSGKLESIQTHLNNGRVEFFQADLLEPGVAPRMVEGIEIVFHLAADHGGRGYVDLHQAACATNLTLDGLIFQACYKAGVEKIVYASSGCVYPNFLQTDPNEILYLTEDKVVPPYDADNMYGWAKLMAEMTLQAYYQDWGMKSVSCRYFTVYGPRGHENHAVIAMIARSFVNQDPFIVWGNGQQIRNWTYVKDIVAGTILAAEKIDDGRAINLGTMERTRVIDAVKEVLRYTGKEHLKIEFHPEMPVGPMNRVADNALARQLLGWEPEFKFVDGLHATIDWYYATKDRQKVAAILDHALTER, from the coding sequence ATGTGGAATAGCCGTAAGGTGTTGGTAACTGGGGGCGCTTCTTTTATTGGCTCTCATTTGGTAGACGCATTGCTGGAACGAGGGGCCAAGGTCCGGATTATAGATAATCTGAGTAGTGGCAAATTAGAAAGCATTCAAACCCATCTGAATAATGGCCGTGTAGAGTTCTTTCAGGCTGATCTGCTAGAGCCGGGTGTTGCCCCAAGGATGGTGGAGGGAATTGAAATTGTATTCCATTTGGCCGCAGACCACGGGGGTCGAGGGTACGTTGATTTGCATCAAGCAGCTTGTGCCACCAATTTAACGCTGGATGGCCTGATTTTTCAAGCCTGCTATAAAGCAGGGGTGGAAAAAATTGTCTATGCCTCATCTGGCTGTGTCTACCCCAATTTTTTGCAGACTGACCCCAATGAGATTTTATATTTAACGGAAGATAAGGTTGTTCCGCCTTACGATGCCGACAATATGTATGGGTGGGCCAAGTTGATGGCCGAGATGACGTTGCAGGCTTATTACCAAGATTGGGGGATGAAGTCGGTTTCCTGCCGCTATTTTACCGTGTACGGCCCACGTGGGCACGAAAATCATGCCGTTATTGCCATGATTGCGCGCTCGTTTGTGAATCAAGATCCATTTATTGTGTGGGGGAATGGACAGCAAATCCGTAATTGGACCTATGTGAAGGATATAGTGGCGGGGACCATTTTGGCGGCTGAGAAGATAGATGATGGCCGGGCGATCAATCTTGGCACCATGGAACGTACCCGGGTGATTGACGCTGTTAAAGAGGTGCTGCGTTATACAGGCAAAGAACACTTAAAAATTGAATTCCATCCAGAGATGCCTGTTGGCCCAATGAATCGAGTAGCCGATAACGCTTTGGCCCGCCAACTGCTGGGGTGGGAACCGGAATTCAAATTTGTAGATGGTTTGCACGCCACAATTGATTGGTATTATGCCACCAAAGATAGGCAGAAAGTGGCCGCAATTTTGGATCATGCGCTAACTGAGCGCTAA